A genomic segment from Octopus sinensis linkage group LG4, ASM634580v1, whole genome shotgun sequence encodes:
- the LOC115211110 gene encoding uncharacterized protein LOC115211110 — MMGHRSAESTHYFLVVLVVLSASMSLSLGLSVADCRLPECKGVTSEMPKGFSRDEIPQIVLVTFDDGFTEKNIKYYRELSKSELKNPNGCPISFTFFISGENNYTFSKEMYNDGHEMASHTMSHAFPVASWSNKTYDEYRDEINGIKNNLVKKSGIPESDIKGFRSPFLQMGGDIQFQVLKDLGYVWDSSIVMGTDNDQGREQYWPFTLDTPLKSKLEQEKPGVSGKACMNEKCPTKSYPGLWEIPVNRWYDNNKKPCSLYDGCDQPNNKKKYVKFLKEALYKNYYTTRAPAGLFLHVNWVLTEPYKFEVLKQFLEEITEIENVWILSISKALEWIKNPQKMKNNSNFDAWKCFIEMGFQGFYQRRQHTFWLSLILLHVLFIIPSYSQESCTETGDYKCHETDDSKFYHCTGPKHGILKNCGKGLAFNPSLKVCVWPGVDHCKSQRDQSKTTNDVGATAKPPTKSTTTSKPSTHPQTTSKPSTHPQTTKKPSTHPQTTKKPSTHPQTTKKPQLTGPCRPEYCKLPNCKCPGPEIPGSLSTYATPQIILLTFDDGVDEVNMAYYRRLFNSGITNPNGCPIKSTFFVSGDYTNYNSVKELYNNGHEIASHSITHKLPVSYWLNASRVVYTNEIVGMKQELCIRANIAENDIRGMRSPFLALGKDAQFETLAEYGFSYDSSMVTGLVTSTAEVPTWPFTLDYPVNKKYCTLKFCPEKSYPGLWEVPLTRWYNSRGSPCSMPDACRVSKKPMEVLQFLRENFNRHYKKNKAPFGIFLHSPWLMNNLNPLKKFLKEVTRNKDVWIVTVSQALQWIQNPVPIEQYLSIQKLEMYINM, encoded by the exons ATGATGGGACACAGATCTGCAGAAAGCACTCACTATTTTCTGGTAGTTTTAGTGGTTCTCAGTGCATCAATGTCGTTGTCACTCG gGCTTTCTGTCGCCGACTGTCGACTCCCTGAATGTAAAGGCGTGACAAGTGAAATGCCGAAGGGATTTTCACGCGATGAAATTCCACAAATAGTTTTGGTTACTTTTGACGACGGcttcactgaaaaaaatattaaatattatcgaGAATTGTCAAAGTCTGAATTAAAAAACCCTAACGGATGTCCTATCAGCTTCACATTTTTTATTTCTGGTGAAAATAATTATACTTTTTCAAAAGAAATGTACAACGATGGACATGAAATGGCCAGTCACACCATGTCCCATGCATTTCCAGTCGCTTCTTGGAGTAATAAGACTTATGATGAATACCGAGACGAAATAAACGGAATAAAAAATAACCTTGTTAAAAAATCTGGCATTCCTGAAAGTGACATTAAAGGTTTTCGTTCACCTTTTCTTCAAATGGGAGGTGACATTCAATTTCAGGTCCTGAAAGATTTGGGGTATGTTTGGGATTCTTCGATAGTTATGGGTACAGACAACGATCAGGGCAGAGAACAGTACTGGCCATTCACACTAGATACTCCTTTAAAGAGTAAGCTTGAACAAGAAAAGCCCGGCGTTTCAGGCAAGGCTTGTATGAATGAGAAATGCCCAACAAAGTCCTATCCTGGCCTTTGGGAAATACCCGTAAATCGTTGGTATGACAACAATAAAAAACCTTGTTCTCTCTACGATGGTTGTGATCaaccaaacaacaaaaaaaaatatgtcaaGTTTTTGAAGGAAGCGTTATACAAGAATTATTATACAACTCGTGCTCCAGCTGGTCTGTTTCTTCATGTGAATTGGGTTCTTACTGAACCGTATAAGTTTGAAGTCTTGAAACAATTTCTAgaagaaattactgaaatagAAAATGTTTGGATATTGAGCATATCAAAGGCTTTGGAATGGATAAAGAATCcgcagaaaatgaaaaataattcaaaCTTCGACGCTTGGAAGTGT TTCATCGAAATGGGCTTTCAAGGTTTTTACCAGAGACGCCAACACACATTTTGGCTGTCATTAATTTTGctccatgttttatttattattccatCATATTCTCAGGAAAGCTGTACAGAAACCGGTGACTATAAGTGCCATGAAACAGACGATTCCAAATTCTATCATTGTACAGGACCTAAACACGGTATATTGAAAAATTGTGGTAAAGGACTAGCATTCAATCCAAGCCTTAAAGTCTGTGTCTGGCCAGGCGTTGACCATTGCAAATCACAGAGAGATCAGTCAAAAACCACCAATGATGTTGGAGCTACTGCCAAACCACCTACAAA GTCAACCACTACTTCTAAACCATCAACTCATCCTCAAACTACTTCTAAACCATCAACTCATcctcaaactacaaagaaaccaTCAACTCATCCTCAAACTACCAAGAAACCATCAACTCATCCTCAAACTACCAAGAAACCCCAACTCACTG GTCCCTGTCGTCCAGAATATTGCAAGTTACCGAATTGTAAATGTCCTGGTCCTGAAATTCCAGGCTCACTGTCAACGTATGCAACTCCGCAGATAATTCTATTGACATTTGACGACGGAGTTGATGAGGTTAATATGGCTTATTACAGACGATTGTTTAATTCTGGCATAACCAATCCAAACGGCTGTCCTATCAAATCAACATTTTTTGTTTCCGGCGATTATACTAATTATAACAGCGTGAAAGAATTATATAACAATGGACATGAGATAGCATCTCATAGTATAACGCATAAACTTCCCGTTAGTTACTGGTTGAATGCCAGTCGTGTGGTTTATACCAATGAAATAGTTGGTATGAAACAAGAACTTTGTATAAGGGCAAATATTGCCGAAAACGATATTCGAGGAATGCGCTCACCGTTTCTTGCATTGGGAAAAGATGCTCAGTTCGAAACTTTGGCCGAATATGGATTTTCTTATGACAGTTCGATGGTAACAGGATTGGTTACTTCTACTGCAGAGGTACCGACATGGCCCTTTACACTTGATTACCCAGTTAACAAAAAATATTGCACACTTAAATTCTGTCCAGAGAAATCATATCCAGGATTATGGGAAGTCCCACTTACGCGTTGGTACAATAGCAGAGGAAGTCCTTGTTCAATGCCTGATGCATGCAGAGTTTCTAAAAAGCCAATGGAAGTTCTACAATTCTTGAGAGAAAATTTTAATCgccattacaaaaaaaataaggcGCCTTTCGGTATATTTTTGCATTCACCATGGCTTATGAACAATTTAAACCCATTGAAGAAATTTCTGAAAGAAGTTACTCGCAATAAAGATGTATGGATTGTGACTGTGTCTCAAGCTTTGCAATGGATTCAGAATCCAGTTCCCATTGAACAATATCTCTCAATTCAAAAGTTGGAAATGTACATaaacatgtga